A DNA window from Deltaproteobacteria bacterium contains the following coding sequences:
- a CDS encoding RNA-binding protein, whose protein sequence is MGKKLYVGNLPYSATEQALTDSFSECGTVTSVKIITDRETGRSKGFGFVEMGTDEEAASAITKFNGAMYEGRAMTVSEAKPMAPREGGGGGRGFGGGGGRGGGFGGGGGGGRSG, encoded by the coding sequence ATGGGTAAGAAGCTATATGTAGGTAATCTTCCGTATTCAGCAACAGAGCAGGCTCTGACGGATTCATTCTCGGAGTGCGGAACAGTCACAAGCGTGAAAATCATCACGGACCGTGAAACAGGTCGAAGCAAAGGCTTCGGATTTGTTGAAATGGGAACTGACGAAGAGGCGGCATCTGCAATCACTAAATTCAACGGCGCAATGTACGAAGGCCGTGCGATGACTGTTAGCGAAGCAAAACCAATGGCGCCACGTGAAGGTGGCGGCGGCGGACGTGGCTTCGGCGGTGGCGGCGGACGTGGCGGCGGCTTCGGCGGCGGTGGCGGCGGCGGACGCAGTGGC
- a CDS encoding Hsp20/alpha crystallin family protein — MSRLNGLDLYRPGASIWNMLADVDTLFDRYETATATAAAFSPRANIEETENAYLLSFDLPGVKKEDLKVDVHGRTFILSGERKRSSESDERGFKRYECVAGKFTRSFTLPVGVDAAKVEASLLDGVLNVTVPKSEAEKPRTIMIK, encoded by the coding sequence ATGTCACGACTTAATGGACTCGATCTTTACCGTCCGGGCGCTTCGATCTGGAATATGTTGGCCGATGTTGACACGCTTTTTGATCGCTATGAAACAGCGACGGCGACAGCAGCTGCATTTTCTCCAAGAGCGAACATTGAGGAGACAGAAAACGCATACTTGCTGAGCTTTGATCTTCCGGGAGTGAAAAAGGAAGATCTAAAAGTTGATGTACACGGCCGGACCTTCATTTTGTCTGGCGAGCGCAAGCGGTCTTCGGAAAGTGATGAGCGGGGCTTTAAGCGATACGAGTGTGTTGCAGGTAAGTTTACTCGAAGTTTCACTCTTCCCGTTGGCGTCGATGCGGCCAAGGTGGAAGCTTCGTTGTTGGACGGCGTGCTAAACGTCACGGTTCCGAAATCCGAGGCCGAGAAGCCGCGAACAATAATGATTAAATAA